From Melitaea cinxia chromosome 3, ilMelCinx1.1, whole genome shotgun sequence, one genomic window encodes:
- the LOC123669751 gene encoding polycomb group protein Psc-like — translation MVTSNKQSDKKVVKMAEQNNTAVVPQRTLLGEVNEHITCPLCRGYYIDATTIVECLHSFCRSCIIKHLQVKSYCPVCEMMINSAKPNIKLDKALQDIVYKLVPGLFQKEMERRQQFYASRPGPAASATPEQRGEDTERIIFSPEDVISFSLEYADATDADSISSKSSDSNEAQPTALTTRRYLQCPAVVNISHLKKFLSMKFDIDSTQFAIDILYKRVPLPDYYTLMDIAYIYNWKRNEPMRFFYQIIDYVAIRNRLFDINRKGGSHFPDRKSSPTCTEDTNASSPTPNLNDQASEASSGTDSPMPDETNVKKTCDNQKKSDSAVQSAKDVKDVSVSQENMSDIKKKDDEVEKSQFLNSFELKANNPTTSKSSPVKASNSDVTTSPKDSSGIKGSSQSSKIEECLKRKYEIPKTLPEMKKIKIEIPKVPLSQTTNVGTIKTVNVKENSQKVVSNPTNSAKTVEETSKVSGASGNTQTTPQIPVKDNKQQQTSMVKQQQQSDSPGQKRTVAAPHSVSSPKRKPTESSVVSQPSPLVPKTVSPLKLQIPKPETATPTLKQVETPKAITKKMPDLKPSIPVPTNQNKQPPSGKLRMDLLANNCDPTIDRSKILSQVKTSLPTPNTAQPSGDPLKSLFDSCKINIPSSLSITLTDQKLDPRNLSDTVSNDPKKNIVNKNLTSAGSTSTHKVPSPPVHNYIEILKLPDNDQKKGNKVENIPEKSSALQNKTESNTTQTKLPNKTSETSAKGPIPNLKPIADTKLGKQSGTYSATPITFQQTFEQQLQSFQSDKKPKVPKSKAQVPKLVPATPKSFSAANKLNSVNKTPPNMPPAENKTSTALDLSTPHNLQSQLGPQQTKKAFEKMQSIANLANKQNMHPKMLPLAMSQANVFTNMSNRTVTTGAQTLRVPSTSSINQMKLDKLNTSGPQMNSPRHESTQRNPVKHAPNSNPNVPASSYSNNSSSNAQPSPRSQTRSPSSSPKLVIAEDKQASSLSSEHNINQSNQITSTQLSNANSSKIESPKASPGPSKTGIKPVKPMMPGSKVTGIRQPITPTMNTNPALNNPADFLSKPQLISPVQQAILRHQIEMQSAWLNAQRQYDLFKNISNMAHQTQNEQMASLQSTISFKSRKRTNYNEAKEKTNNENRDTLNIVKRTTLKRDLKRKDNDVISEEGKYDNNVYASKTPLEPLVSREEEIEFIQNFLLEHLDKEQSGSLYISGQPGTGKTASLSYILQVPKIRDGYKKVFINCTMVKSAASIYSRICKELQLPTSGKSEKVCLNTIENYLFKKHKMILLVLDEIDQLGSARQTVLYRVFEWAARAARLVLVGVANALDLTERALPRLQARGLRPAALHFAPYSKQQIVDIFSRVLAADDNAGVFSPVALQMLAAKIAAVSGDMRRALDIGRRVIDLARRTKFGENQSVDEMMKDSSVTVELKQVLEVLNDVYGGARKLENEVDDGLPIHQKLILCSLMLMLTKGKNKEIVMGKLHDVYKRVAAARNMAALELGELAGACALLEARGALRVAGAGGARARRVRLQWDEAELAAALRDRPLLASILADTHCLAP, via the exons ATGGTTACTTCAAACAAACAATCGGataaaaaagttgttaaaatGGCTGAACAGAATAACACAGCAGTTGTGCCTCAACGAACTCTGTTAGGTGAAGTAAATGAACATATAACATGTCCGCTATGTCGGGGTTACTACATAGACGCGACTACCATAGTGGAATGTTTACATTCATTTTGTCgaagttgtataataaaacatCTTCAAGTTAAAAGTTATTGTCCAGTCTGTGAGATGATGATTAATTCAGCAAAACCCAATATTAAGTTAGACAAAGCCCTGCAAGACATAGTTTACAAACTTGTACCTGGTTTGTTTCAAAAAGAAATGGAAAGACGTCAACAATTTTATGCGTCTAGACCAGGCCCAGCAGCATCTGCTACGCCTGAACAAAGAGGCGAAGACACTGAACGAATAATTTTTAGTCCTGAAGATGTTATTTCATTCTCATTGGAATATGCAGATGCAACTGACGCAGACAGTATTTCTAGCAAATCATCTGACAGTAACGAAGCACAGCCTACAGCATTAACCACAAGAAGATATTTGCAATGCCCAGCTGTGGTCAATATAAGTCATCTTAAAAAGTTTCTTAGTATGAAGTTTGATATTGACAGTACCCAATTTGCTATTGACATACTGTACAAAAGAGTTCCTTTACCtgattattatacattaatggATATTGCTTACATATACAACTGGAAAAGGAATGAACCTATGAGAttcttttatcaaattattgaTTATGTGGCAATAAGGAACagattatttgatattaatagaAAGGGAGGATCACATTTTCCTGACAGAAAATCAAGTCCTACTTGTACTGAGGATACAAATGCTAGTAGCCCAACTCCAAACCTCAATGACCAGGCTTCTGAAGCATCTTCTGGCACTGATAGCCCAATGCCTGATGAAACAAATGTTAAGAAAACATGTGATAATCAAAAGAAAAGTGATTCAGCAGTGCAGAGTGCTAAAGATGTAAAAGATGTATCAGTAAGTCAAGAAAACATGTCAGATATTAAGAAAAAGGATGATGAGGTtgaaaaatcacaatttttaaattcatttgaattAAAAGCAAATAATCCTACAACTTCAAAATCATCGCCTGTAAAAGCAAGTAACAGTGATGTCACAACATCTCCAAAAGACAGTAGTGGTATTAAAGGCTCTAGCCAAAGTTCAAAAATTGAAGAATGCTTAAAAAGGAAATATGAAATACCTAAAACTTTAccagaaatgaaaaaaattaaaatagagatTCCTAAGGTACCATTAAGTCAAACAACTAATGTAGGTACAATAAAAACTGTGAATGTAAAAGAAAATTCTCAAAAAGTTGTTTCTAACCCTACAAACTCAGCTAAAACTGTTGAAGAGACGTCAAAAGTTAGTGGGGCAAGTGGTAATACTCAAACAACTCCTCAAATACCTGTCAAGGATAATAAACAACAGCAAACTTCAATGGTAAAACAACAGCAGCAGTCAGACAGTCCTGGACAAAAAAGAACTGTAGCTGCGCCTCACTCTGTTTCATCACCTAAAAGAAAACCCACAGAATCTTCAGTTGTATCTCAACCCTCTCCTTTAGTTCCAAAAACTGTGTCTCCTTTGAAATTACAAATACCTAAGCCTGAGACTGCTACGCCAACCTTAAAACAAGTTGAGACACCAAAAGCGATAACAAAGAAAATGCCTGATTTAAAGCCAAGCATACCAGTACCAACTAATCAAAATAAACAACCACCTTCCGGAAAATTAAGAATGGATCTTTTGGCAAATAATTGTGATCCTACAATAGATAGAAGCAAAATATTATCTCAAGTGAAAACATCGCTTCCAACTCCGAATACGGCGCAACCTTCTGGAGATccattaaaatcattatttgattcatgtaaaattaatataccttCTTCCCTTTCTATTACTCTAACTGATCAGAAATTAGATCCACGAAACCTTTCAGATACAGTTAGTAATGATccaaagaaaaatattgttaacaaaAATCTCACAAGTGCTGGTAGCACAAGCACACATAAAGTACCCAGTCCCCCagttcataattatattgaaatacttAAGTTACCTGATAATGACCAAAAAAAGGGTAATAAAGTTGAAAATATTCCTGAGAAAAGTAGTGCTCttcaaaataaaactgaaagcAATACAACACAAACAAAATTACCCAATAAAACTTCTGAAACATCTGCTAAGGGCCCTATACCAAATTTGAAACCAATTGCAGACACAAAATTGGGTAAACAAAGTGGAACATATTCTGCAACACCTATAACATTTCAACAAACCTTTGAGCAACAATTACAATCATTTCAGTCTGATAAGAAACCTAAGGTACCTAAAAGTAAAGCCCAAGTTCCTAAGTTAGTTCCAGCAACTCCCAAGTCGTTTAGTGCTGCAAACAAACTGAATTCTGTGAATAAAACGCCACCAAATATGCCCCCAGCAGAAAATAAAACAAGCACAGCTCTAGATTTGTCTACTCCACATAATTTACAAAGTCAACTTGGACCACAACAGACTAAAAAGGCCTTTGAGAAAATGCAATCAATAGCTAACCtagcaaataaacaaaatatgcaTCCCAAAATGCTGCCACTTGCTATGTCCCAGGCTAatgtttttacaaatatgtCTAATAGAACTGTAACTACTGGTGCTCAAACTTTAAGAGTTCCATCCACCAGTAGCATTAATCAGATGAAACTTGACAAACTAAATACTAGTGGGCCGCAAATGAATTCTCCTAGACATGAATCAACTCAAAGAAATCCAGTCAAACATGCACCTAACTCTAATCCAAATGTTCCAGCTTCTAGTTACTCAAACAACTCCTCGAGTAATGCTCAACCATCACCAAGATCTCAGACAAGGTCTCCAAGTTCGTCTCCTAAGTTAGTGATAGCTGAAGATAAACAAGCAAGCAGTTTATCCTcagaacataatataaatcaatcaaatcaaataacAAGTACTCAACTATCAAATGCTAATTCTTCAAAAATTGAATCACCGAAAGCTTCGCCTGGACCATCTAAAACGGGAATTAAACCAGTAAAACCTATGATGCCTGGAAGTAAAGTGACGGGTATTAGACAACCAATAACTCCTACCATGAACACAAATCCAGCTTTGAATAATCCAGCAGATTTTCTATCAAAACCACAATTGATTTCGCCTGTGCAGCAAGCAATACTAAGACATCAAATAGAAATGCAAAGTGCTTGGCTCAATGCACAAAGacaatatgatttatttaaaaatatctccaATATGGCTCACCAAACCCAGAATGAACaa atgGCTTCTCTTCAATCAACAATTTCTTTTAAGTCTCGAAAAAGGACTAATTACAATGAAGCTAaggaaaaaacaaataatgaaaacagagatactttaaatattgtcaaAAGAACAACTTTAAAAAGAGACCTGAAAAGAAAGGACAATGATGTAATATCTGAAGAAGGTAAATACGATAA TAATGTTTATGCATCAAAAACACCATTAGAGCCACTTGTAAGCCGAGAAGAGGAGAtagaatttatacaaaattttctctTGGAACATCTTGATAAGGAGCAATCAGGGTCTTTATATATCTCCGGTCAACCTGGTACAGGAAAGACGGCGAGTTTATCTTACATATTACAAGTTCCAAAG ataagAGATGGTTATAAGAAAGTATTTATTAACTGTACTATGGTGAAATCAGCTGCAAGTATTTATAGCAGAATATGCAAAGAGTTGCAGCTGCCAACATCAGGCAAGAGTGAAAAAGTTTGCCTGAATACGatcgaaaattatttattcaaaaagcaTAAAATGAT CCTGCTCGTGCTGGACGAGATCGACCAGCTGGGCAGCGCGCGGCAGACGGTGCTGTACCGCGTGTTCGAgtgggcggcgcgcgcggcgcggctGGTGCTGGTGGGCGTGGCCAACGCGCTGGACCTCACGGAGCGCGCCCTGCCGCGCCTGCAGGCGCGCGGCCTGCGCCCCGCCGCGCTGCACTTCGCGCCCTACTCCAAGCAGCAGATCGTCGACATCTTCAGCCGCGTGCTGGCCGCCGACGACAACGCCGGCGTCTTCTCGCCGGTCGCGCTGCAGATGCTCGCAG CTAAAATTGCCGCTGTGTCTGGTGATATGAGAAGAGCGTTAGATATTGGAAGGCGAGTCATCGATCTTGCGAGACGCACTAAATTTGGTGAAAATCAATCTGTCGACGAAATGATGAAAGATTCATCGGTGACGGTTGAATTGAAACAAGTACTCGAAGTTCTGAATGACGTATACGGTGGTGCGAGAAAGCTCGAAAACGAAGTTGACGACGGTCTTCCCATACATCAGAAATTGATTTTGTGTAGTCTAATGCTGATGTTGAccaaaggaaaaaataaagaaatcgtAATGGGAAAACTCCATGACGTTTATAAAAG GGTGGCGGCGGCGCGCAACATGGCGGCCCTGGAGCTGGGCGAGCTGGCGGGCGCGTGCGCGCTGCTGGAGGCGCGCGGCGCGCTGCGCGTGGCGGGCGCGGGCggggcgcgcgcgcgccgcgtgCGCCTGCAGTGGGACGAGGCCGAGCTGGCCGCTGCGCTGCGCGACCGCCCGCTGCTGGCCTCCATCCTCGCCGACACCCACTGCCTTGCTCCCTAA
- the LOC123669377 gene encoding uncharacterized protein LOC123669377 — MSRHTCLAAATLLVALCLADAQRRLALPDPRSCANRVRHSTYRDARGVLHSYFFSWEHAPTRNLEVDWLDARNICRRHCMDAVSMETPQENEFIKQKVARGNIRYIWTSGRKCNFAGCDRPDLQPPNVNGWFWSGSGAKIGPTTQRNTGDWSYTGGYGQAQPDNREAAQGNDESCLAILNNFYNDGVKWHDVACHHVKPFVCEDSDELLNFVRSRNPGLRL, encoded by the exons aTGAGCCGGCACACTTGCCTGGCAGCCGCCACATTGTTGGTAGCTCTTTGCCTTGCTGATGCCCAGCGTCGTTTGGCCCTGCCTGACCCCAGAAGTTGCGCGAATA GAGTTCGCCATTCCACATACCGCGATGCACGTGGGGTTCTTCACTCATATTTCTTCAGTTGGGAACATGCTCCAACCCGAAACCTAGAAGTAGACTGGCTTGATGCGAGAAATATCTGTAGAAGACACTGCATGGACGCTGTTTCTATGGAAACTCCTCAG GAAAACGAATTTATTAAGCAAAAGGTTGCACGCGGAAACATCCGTTACATTTGGACGTCGGGTCGCAAGTGCAATTTTGCTGGTTGCGACCGCCCTGACTTACAACCTCCCAATGTTAACGGCTGGTTCTGGTCGGGATCTGGCGCCAAAATCGGACCAACCACGCAAAGAAACACCGGTGACTGGTCTTACACTGGCGGATACGGTCAAGCACAACCAGACAACAGAGAAGCTGCTCAA GGTAACGACGAGTCCTGCTTGGCAATCTTAAACAATTTCTACAATGACGGAGTGAAGTGGCACGACGTGGCGTGCCACCACGTGAAGCCGTTCGTGTGCGAGGACAGCGACGAACTACTAAACTTCGTGCGCTCACGCAACCCTGGCCTCCGTCTCTAA